In Archangium violaceum, the following are encoded in one genomic region:
- a CDS encoding cellulose synthase family protein, giving the protein MTTVEILFLGVYFSVLCVLAVYGSHRYRMAFLYYRHKFKLPTPKGVLPALPRVTIQLPIFNEMYVVERLVESVCRIDYPRELLEIQVLDDSTDETCGIARACVERHRQQGHDIVYIHRQNRQGFKAGALENGLLTAKGEFVAVFDADFVPSPDFLLRTVPFFADSKVGMVQVRWGHLNREFSILTQAQSIFLDGHFIIEHTARNRSGCFFNFNGTAGIWRRVTISDAGGWQHDTLTEDLDLSYRAQVKGWQFIFLPEVISPAEVPVEMNAFKSQQHRWAKGSIQTARKLLPMILKSDLPFAVKREAFFHLTNNMAYLLMVVLSALMPLSMVVRFQHGLYGTLFLDLPFFLSATASVCAFYVAAQRERGAKGWERFKYLPFLMSLGIGLAINNARAVLEALLGQQSGFTRTPKTGAEGKKVAAVKKSYRGDKTLMPIIELSFALYFAGALWFAIEKRIYTSVPFIMLFLGGFLYVGMSSLLQGRLKFSESAPAPVKVAEEQTRRAA; this is encoded by the coding sequence ATGACCACCGTCGAAATCCTTTTCTTGGGCGTGTATTTCAGCGTCCTCTGTGTGCTGGCGGTCTACGGATCGCACCGCTACCGGATGGCGTTCCTGTACTACCGCCACAAGTTCAAGCTGCCCACGCCCAAGGGCGTGCTGCCGGCGCTGCCGCGGGTCACCATCCAGCTGCCCATCTTCAACGAGATGTACGTGGTCGAGCGCCTGGTGGAGTCGGTGTGCCGCATCGACTACCCGCGCGAGCTGCTGGAGATCCAGGTCCTGGATGACTCCACGGACGAGACGTGCGGAATCGCCCGCGCGTGCGTGGAGCGCCACCGGCAGCAGGGCCACGACATCGTCTACATCCACCGCCAGAACCGCCAGGGCTTCAAGGCGGGCGCGCTGGAGAACGGCCTGCTGACGGCCAAGGGCGAGTTCGTCGCGGTGTTCGACGCGGACTTCGTGCCCAGCCCCGACTTCCTGCTGCGCACGGTGCCCTTCTTCGCCGACTCCAAGGTGGGCATGGTGCAGGTGCGCTGGGGCCACCTCAACCGCGAGTTCTCCATCCTCACCCAGGCCCAGAGCATCTTCCTCGACGGCCACTTCATCATCGAGCACACCGCGCGCAACCGCTCGGGCTGCTTCTTCAACTTCAACGGCACGGCCGGCATCTGGCGGCGCGTCACCATCTCCGACGCGGGCGGCTGGCAGCACGACACGCTCACCGAGGACCTGGACCTGAGCTACCGCGCCCAGGTGAAGGGCTGGCAGTTCATCTTCCTGCCCGAGGTCATCTCCCCGGCCGAGGTGCCCGTGGAGATGAACGCCTTCAAGAGCCAGCAGCACCGCTGGGCCAAGGGCTCCATCCAGACGGCGCGCAAGCTGCTGCCGATGATTCTCAAGAGCGACCTGCCCTTCGCCGTCAAGCGCGAGGCCTTCTTCCACCTCACCAACAACATGGCCTACCTGTTGATGGTGGTGCTCAGCGCCCTCATGCCGCTGTCCATGGTGGTGCGCTTCCAGCACGGCCTCTACGGCACGCTCTTCCTGGACCTGCCCTTCTTCCTGAGCGCCACCGCCAGCGTCTGCGCCTTCTACGTGGCCGCCCAGCGCGAGCGCGGTGCCAAGGGCTGGGAGCGCTTCAAGTACCTGCCCTTCCTGATGAGCCTGGGCATCGGTCTGGCCATCAACAACGCCCGCGCGGTGCTCGAGGCCCTGCTGGGCCAGCAGTCCGGCTTCACCCGCACCCCGAAGACCGGCGCCGAGGGCAAGAAGGTCGCCGCCGTGAAGAAGAGCTACCGCGGTGACAAGACGCTCATGCCCATCATCGAGCTGTCCTTCGCGCTCTACTTCGCCGGCGCCCTGTGGTTCGCCATCGAGAAGCGCATCTACACCTCGGTGCCCTTCATCATGCTGTTCCTGGGGGGCTTCCTGTACGTGGGCATGTCCAGCCTCCTGCAGGGCCGTCTGAAGTTCAGCGAGTCCGCTCCCGCCCCCGTGAAGGTGGCCGAGGAGCAGACCCGCCGCGCCGCCTAG
- a CDS encoding PEGA domain-containing protein, with product MVLRRAFLIALVLSFAAPPAFAQDLSDDLAPLAPLQPSKGKGKAKKTRPPKATKAPKKGAKSQPVAEPAPAPVQDSEILAPLIRKTELAVKMTGVVRGARLFIDDKEIGSIPKGPIEVTPGEHTVAVRRGGYRDFSRRVTAKEGELTEVSVMLEAVTGFVSVKADVEGARVLIDGEDKGAAPLEGVMLSAGSHEIVVQRDGYRPETQRIAVRAGKEYNVDVNLRPLVAADEPRNPVLTPGPTETSPLTQEVPEVSTDTPLTKRWYFWAGVGAVVIGATVGTLVATQPKPLDPNTVCLPAASCDAVINGPSGASAGGGLVRF from the coding sequence ATGGTCCTGCGTCGCGCCTTCCTGATCGCGTTGGTCCTCAGCTTCGCCGCCCCTCCTGCCTTCGCGCAGGACTTGAGCGATGATCTCGCTCCATTGGCGCCCCTCCAGCCCTCGAAGGGCAAGGGCAAGGCCAAGAAGACCCGGCCGCCCAAGGCCACGAAGGCCCCGAAGAAGGGCGCGAAGTCGCAGCCGGTCGCGGAACCGGCGCCGGCTCCCGTCCAGGACTCGGAGATCCTCGCGCCCCTCATCCGCAAGACCGAGCTGGCCGTGAAGATGACCGGCGTCGTCCGGGGCGCGCGCCTGTTCATCGACGACAAGGAGATTGGCTCCATTCCCAAGGGTCCCATCGAGGTGACCCCCGGCGAGCACACCGTCGCCGTGCGCCGCGGCGGCTACCGCGACTTCTCCCGCCGTGTCACCGCCAAGGAGGGCGAGCTCACCGAGGTGAGCGTGATGCTCGAGGCCGTGACGGGCTTCGTCTCCGTGAAGGCGGACGTCGAGGGCGCCCGCGTCCTCATCGACGGCGAGGACAAGGGCGCGGCGCCGCTCGAGGGCGTCATGCTCTCGGCGGGCTCGCATGAGATCGTCGTCCAGCGCGACGGCTACCGCCCCGAGACGCAGCGCATCGCCGTGCGCGCCGGCAAGGAGTACAACGTCGACGTCAACCTGCGTCCGCTCGTCGCCGCCGACGAGCCGCGCAACCCGGTCCTCACGCCGGGCCCCACCGAGACCTCGCCGCTCACCCAGGAGGTGCCGGAGGTCTCCACCGACACGCCGCTCACCAAGCGCTGGTACTTCTGGGCCGGCGTGGGCGCCGTGGTCATCGGCGCCACCGTGGGCACCCTGGTCGCCACTCAGCCCAAGCCGCTGGATCCGAACACGGTCTGCCTCCCCGCGGCCTCTTGCGACGCCGTCATCAACGGTCCCTCCGGTGCCAGTGCCGGCGGAGGCCTGGTGCGGTTCTGA